The genomic interval TATGATGCATTGCGAAAGATAGGAACCATGATATACAGGCTTAAGCTAACTAAAAGAATTAGATTCATGACCATGTATACCCTGAGTTGAGTGAATTGCCAAGacagaaaaggtttatgtgtTTGGGATAATCATCGCTAGTTTGATTTGTCTGACTGTTGGAGAAAAGGCCGAAAGGTGGCTTAGAAAATTGGGGATGAAGAGATGGTCATCAAACAACAGAAAACAATTTGGCAAGGGCCTAGACTAAATCATAAGAGGAGAAAATTCTTTAGTTagttcaataaaagcatcaaccAAATGGGCATGTTTGACCTATAGTGGGAAATGAATACTTTGTGTTTGTATGGGTTTTACACAGCCCTTTGCATTCACCCTATTCCCCCATCTATCCATTAGGAATTGAATACTATgtgtaataaattcaaattaaaaaacaatatcatttgtatattctttttttcatttttttaatgttccAAATTGATATGTTTCCtgttttaaaaactttaaTGTTCTTAATTTTTGGGGTAAACTACCCCCACCTTCTaagttttaattgaaatttcaagTGGATCCattagttgttttttttttatataattggaGGAGGGGAGAGAGTGGATcaattagtttttgaaatagacactTTGTCCAAAAAATACAAACACCGTTAATAAAGATTAAGAAAAACCTAAaataccttttctttttgtattaattaaaaaaattattatcatattttttaaaaaaattaaaaaaaaaaagtatcgATTGATGCTCCCCAATTCCCCAAGAAAGGGGAGCCCAATGCTCCCTTGGGGAGCCTCAATCATGCTCCCCTTAGGAAGCACCAAATCTGGTGCTCTCTTGGAAGTCCTGATCTAGCTTCCCATCTAGagagggtttttttttaattaataaaattatataataataattttaaaaattaattaaagataaaattttatttttaccctTGTCAAGTCATAAATTGAGGAAAAATACTAACGATTATCTAACGGTTGGATTTAAGTGTTtaccaaaaaatatttttttgagacgaaatgtttattttaaaaattaataaatatctgtataatttcaataaaaatttaaaaataaagatattttactttaattttttatattttaaataattatttcatgatttctttttactttttgatattaaaaagCATAGAACgttgattttataaaaaattaaaatttttatataaaatattactaaaatcaatatttttttctcaatatcGACCAGAGAGAGAGATTGCATTCACATTCGCTTTGTTGAGGAGAGACAGAATTGATTTTTGTTCTCTTGAAAATGCATGGAGAAAtggtttttatataaaatgaatCTTTGATTGATGTCAGTCAAAGAGTTTCTTAAAGTGTCCTACTGCAATCAAGATTCAAAGTATTGCGTCAGGCTTACGTCTTGCCCACCTGTCCCTCCTTTAGATACTATTGTCCCCCCTCTCTCCGAGCCCCTGCCATCCTCAAAGGCAacacattttcttctttttctttccttacaTTACGTAGCTCTGTTATTCCAACTGTCTGTTATTCTGTTTCCTAAATCTTTCTGGCATGGTCAGCTTCCTATCTCTATGATTTCAATTTCAGTACTTgttttctcaaatttcatttgcCAAAATACAAGTACGCTTATCCAAATTAAGCTAAAACTTTTACAAATTCGAAGCTTTTCTGGTGAAATTAAACTCATTTTATACTTGGTGGCATTTGGTAGCACAGGCGGTGCGGTTGAGGCTCCTCACCGCCCTTACCCTGATTTTctctatttaattttactgttttttttaatagaatCTGTTCAAACAGGATGCAGGAAATTACCTTGAGGCGATCGCTATGCGAGTTGCATTGGAATGGGAGAGAGAAAAGACCAGTGTTATGAGAGAGTCGTTGAGAGATGATGAAGTTGCACTTCTAGAGAAGGCGCTAGAACACTCAATGCTAATGGGAAAGAAGGAGGAAACGCTTGCAGAGATAGAATTACGGGAAAAACTGATTGACGATTTCATGGTTTTTGTTGGAGCTGTTGAGAATAACGATGTCGAGATTGCTCAGACTTTTGATGAGAAAGCTATGATGGACGCTATTTTTGCTATGCTGAACAGTGATGGCAACTCTGGCGGGAACGGTGAAGGACTTGGCGGCGCTTACggtaaagaaaagaaaaaagtttctGCAATATTTTCATAATCGGAAAGTTACTTCCGTTTGACCGGTTGAACTGACtggattgaaaaaaaaaaacacacgtTGGATCCGGAACTAAACATTAAACCGGTTGTGTGGTGATAACTCTGTTTTTGGAATTCGCTAACTGTTTTACGGTTGTTGTTGGTGCAGGCGGGCATAACGACCTTGATGTCGCTATTGAAGGAACAGGGCGTGACGGCGGTGAAGGCAGCAAAGCTGGTGGAGAGGGCGGCAGTTGCAACGGTGACCACCGTAAGTAGGGTCGTTGGTGCAAATGGCGGCAGTTGCGATGGTGACAACCGTCAGTTGGGTCATTGGTTATTCGTGGGTAATGGAGAACTGGTTTTTAATGATCTGTTTTTGTAATAATTATGAGTAACTTGTTTTCAGATACCTATACTTGGCTTTGTGCTGATAAAACTTGGATTTCTTGAAGTGCGTTAAAGGAATGTTTTGTGTGGatttaattcaataaatttcTGCTGGAAAGTGATTGAAATATGAATTAATGTTGTATTTTCccttaagatttgactttaTTTACTGAAATATTAGAATACAATTGATATTTATTTGGGTATATTCCATTTAAGTGAATACCCAGGAAAGTATTTAATAGAGAAACCTAtgttaaataattaaactGTTAAGTATAGGCTTTGATGAGATTATGAACAAGTTGGAGATGTATTTTTTGTGTGTTCATTGGTGTGAAAAGGATACAAAactcatgatttttttttttcttttgctagTTCAGTAAATTTATTAAGCAGTTATGAGGTTGCTCTGTGCTGGAAAAACTTGACAAATATGAGAGATTAAATGATTATAAGGACAAATTCAGACATGGGTTCACATTATCTACTCTAGGCAACTATTCTGAATGGAAACAGACTACTACATTATTACTATATAGAGTTACTTTTGACATTTTAACTATATGATCAGGCCAGATGATTACAACCTTTGTGATTGCTTGAActgaaaatggaaaatttctTGGATGCTTGAGGTTTGAGAATGGATTTTCTTTTCGGGTACAATATGAGGAAATGTCCAATTTTCAGGGGAAAATTTCGAAATGCCTATCCCTAGAATCTTGCCCATGTGAGATAGATACCAAACGATAGGAAGTACTAGAATATATctaggaaaaagaatttaaactCATGACCATTTATAACCTAAGGGTTTATTGTGTTTGAGTTAATGGGGCCCCAATCTATTTTTTCAGTCAACAGTAATAATGGGCAATACAAAGACTTGTATAATGCAAATTGTCCTAATTTTGGTGAAATTAGAATTCTATCTGTTCTACTTCTCCTCTCATCCCCTCAAAACATGTAAATCTCTTTCCTTTAAACGAAGATTTACAAACTCCCCTTCTTCAATAAACCTATTGTGCTCTTCCACAAATGTTCTCACACAATGCTGTCTCTCAGTGTCTTTTTAATTCTCATTTCTCCATCTTAGCCTTTAATAGCATCTCTATTCTATTTTTCCTAACTACCCTTTTCACAATCTCTCTTTTTGTATCACTCCCCGACACCAAACATTCCAAGACAATAAATCTCAAACTTCCCTACAATTGTATAATTCCTTACTTTAGCCGTCCATCACAATCTCCTTATCtgcttccttctttttcttgtccCTTCTCTGTTTCTCTGTTTtaggctttttttttcttttcttttttttaatgggtttgtgaaccttctatttttaattcaattcaaGCTGAAATAATTGGGTTGCTTTAATATTTAGGCAATTTTTTTTGGGAAAGCATTTAGTCTACCGAACTGTTTGAAATAGGTGCCTTTTTTATCACAATATTGTTGCcttcatattaaaattttaactcaaaaaCCTCAAACGCTTTAGGAAAGACAATATAGTGAATGCCCAAGCTACAATGCAACTAGAAAGCTACTGTGGGTGGACCTTtcctcttaaaaaaattaatttaatatcatGTGAGTCCATGAATAACTTAcgtattaaatattaaattaaattgataaGAATAAATCTACACTTGATCAAAGAAGAATggtgttataattatttgaaacaAAACATAGTTTCTTTTACGGATTCATCCAGGACTAGTCACCAAACATCATGCCTGTCTTTAGGCATTAAAAAGACACGAAGTTTTCCCAACCAAGGGCAAATAATAAAGAGAGGACCAGGTCAACAACTTTCTTTTTGCCACATTATAGTCTTTGTGCCTTTGCCTCGAAAGAGAAAAGCAAGTCTCAAGCGTTTGATCCAAATATCATATGCAACTTGCACTCACAGCATCACATGCTTACATTCTTAGTAatctaaagaagaaaaaaaaactcaaaagttAAAGTTTGGTTGGGTCCCATTTGTAGACTGAAAAGTATTGCCTATACTTTTCTGCTTTGGACAAACACCTAATCAAACCCAA from Theobroma cacao cultivar B97-61/B2 chromosome 5, Criollo_cocoa_genome_V2, whole genome shotgun sequence carries:
- the LOC18599929 gene encoding uncharacterized protein LOC18599929 is translated as MDAGNYLEAIAMRVALEWEREKTSVMRESLRDDEVALLEKALEHSMLMGKKEETLAEIELREKLIDDFMVFVGAVENNDVEIAQTFDEKAMMDAIFAMLNSDGNSGGNGEGLGGAYGGHNDLDVAIEGTGRDGGEGSKAGGEGGSCNGDHRK